Proteins from a genomic interval of Euleptes europaea isolate rEulEur1 chromosome 18, rEulEur1.hap1, whole genome shotgun sequence:
- the TPPP2 gene encoding tubulin polymerization-promoting protein family member 2 translates to MSGLETTFRKYAMYGDTAATGNDMTGKNFSKMLKECGVMDGKCVTSTDVDIVFNKVKSKSARNITFAEFQEAIKELSAKRFKGKSPEEALEATHHLMEGKEPGSSGVTKTVAAGAVDRLTDTSKYTGSHKERFDESGKGKGIAGRADMHENTGYVGNYKGASTYDKTH, encoded by the exons ATGTCGGGGCTGGAGACGACTTTCCGTAAATATGCCATGTATGGAGACACAGCCGCCACCGGCAACGACATGACAGGCAAGAACTTCTCCAAGATGTTGAAGGAGTGTGGTGTGATGGACGGGAAGTGTGTGACCAGCACCGACGTGGACATCGTCTTCAACAAAGTCAA GAGCAAGAGTGCTCGTAACATTACATTTGCAGAGTTCCAGGAAGCCATCAAGGAGCTGAGTGCCAAACGCTTCAAGGGAAAGTCTCCAGAGGAGGCTTTGGAGGCAACGCACCATCTGATGGAGGGCAAGGAGCCGGGCAGCTCGGGAGTGACG AAAACTGTTGCAGCCGGCGCGGTGGACAGGCTGACCGACACCAGCAAGTACACCGGCTCTCACAAGGAACGTTTCGACGAAAGTGGGAAAGGCAAGGGGATTGCCGGGCGTGCCGACATGCATGAAAACACCGGCTATGTCGGGAACTACAAGGGGGCCAGCACCTATGACAAGACCCACTAG